One genomic window of Halococcus salifodinae DSM 8989 includes the following:
- a CDS encoding alpha-ketoacid dehydrogenase subunit beta codes for MSSAAATEAGSPTERLTLVEGVREGLHTEMERDDRVMVLGEDVGKNGGVFRATEGLMEEFGGGRVVDTPLAESGIVGSAIGLALSGLRPVAEMQFMGFMYPAFDQLVSHAARLRSRSHGQYTCPMVVRAPYGGGIRAPEHHSESKEAFFVHEPGLKVVIPSTPADAKGLLTAAIRDPDPVVFLEPKLIYRAFREDVPQNSYEVSLGEASVRREGSDISVYTWGAMTRPTLIAADNLADEHGVDCEVVDLRTLSPLDVGTVVASFEKTGRAAVVHEAPKTAGVGAEIATTIQEEALMYQKAPIKRIAGLDAPMPLHALEDYYLPQAVRIQDGILETVEF; via the coding sequence ATGAGTTCGGCGGCGGCCACGGAGGCGGGATCGCCGACCGAGCGCCTGACACTCGTTGAGGGGGTTCGAGAGGGGCTCCACACCGAGATGGAGCGCGACGACCGAGTGATGGTGCTCGGCGAGGACGTCGGCAAAAATGGAGGGGTGTTCCGCGCGACCGAGGGGCTCATGGAGGAGTTCGGCGGCGGGCGCGTGGTCGACACGCCGCTCGCCGAATCGGGGATCGTGGGCTCGGCGATCGGGCTCGCGCTCTCGGGGCTGCGGCCGGTCGCGGAGATGCAGTTCATGGGATTCATGTACCCCGCATTCGACCAGCTCGTGAGTCACGCAGCGCGACTTCGGAGCCGGAGCCACGGCCAGTACACCTGCCCGATGGTGGTCCGCGCGCCCTACGGCGGCGGGATCCGCGCGCCCGAACACCACTCCGAGTCGAAGGAGGCCTTCTTCGTTCACGAACCGGGCCTCAAAGTAGTGATTCCGAGCACGCCCGCCGACGCCAAGGGACTGCTGACCGCGGCGATCCGGGACCCCGATCCCGTCGTGTTCCTCGAACCCAAGCTCATCTACCGCGCGTTCCGCGAGGACGTTCCCCAGAACTCCTACGAGGTGTCGCTGGGCGAGGCTTCGGTCCGCCGCGAGGGATCCGATATCTCGGTGTACACGTGGGGCGCGATGACCCGCCCGACGCTGATCGCCGCCGACAACCTCGCCGACGAGCACGGCGTGGACTGCGAGGTGGTCGATCTTCGGACGCTGTCGCCGCTCGACGTCGGGACCGTCGTGGCGTCGTTCGAGAAGACCGGTCGTGCGGCGGTGGTCCACGAGGCACCGAAAACTGCGGGCGTCGGTGCGGAGATCGCTACGACGATTCAGGAAGAGGCGCTCATGTACCAAAAGGCCCCGATAAAGCGGATTGCAGGCCTCGACGCGCCGATGCCACTCCACGCGCTCGAAGACTACTATCTGCCTCAAGCGGTGCGGATTCAGGACGGCATCCTCGAAACCGTCGAGTTCTGA
- a CDS encoding MBL fold metallo-hydrolase, whose product MEITVLGTGSPVPTLERAGTSIAIEIDDETLLVDCGPGTTHRCIEHGVHPAAIETLFFTHQHMDHNADFFHFVIASWSLGRESLTVYGPPGTDRLLAALTDVYREDIAYRKRFYDNTGIEDIEWIETDDDLVVEGEDWRASALRVDHSIETYAYRFDTDAGSFVFSADTTPISSLSEFAAGADVLLQDACVARETTPPRDQQGLVWERLTEPMSDAQADRLSRTHCSPAEAGEIAAEAGVETLVLTHLLPYRDTDAMVEEAASAFGGEIVVAEDGMTLSV is encoded by the coding sequence ATGGAAATAACAGTTCTCGGCACGGGGAGTCCGGTCCCGACACTCGAACGCGCAGGAACGAGCATCGCGATCGAGATCGACGACGAGACGCTGTTGGTCGACTGCGGGCCCGGCACCACCCACCGGTGTATCGAGCACGGCGTCCATCCGGCCGCAATCGAGACGCTGTTTTTCACTCATCAGCACATGGACCACAACGCCGACTTCTTCCACTTCGTCATCGCGAGCTGGTCGCTCGGCCGCGAGTCGCTCACCGTATACGGCCCACCGGGAACCGATCGGCTGCTCGCGGCGCTCACCGACGTCTATCGGGAGGACATCGCCTATCGGAAGCGGTTCTACGACAACACCGGTATCGAGGACATCGAGTGGATCGAGACCGACGACGATCTCGTCGTCGAGGGCGAGGACTGGCGCGCGAGCGCGCTCCGGGTGGACCACTCGATCGAGACCTACGCGTACCGGTTCGACACCGACGCGGGATCGTTCGTGTTCTCGGCCGACACGACGCCCATCTCGTCGCTTTCGGAGTTCGCAGCTGGTGCGGACGTCCTCTTACAAGATGCCTGTGTCGCCCGCGAGACGACGCCACCACGAGATCAGCAGGGCCTCGTCTGGGAGCGGCTTACCGAGCCGATGTCGGATGCGCAGGCCGACCGTCTCTCGCGGACCCACTGCTCGCCCGCCGAGGCCGGCGAAATCGCGGCCGAAGCCGGCGTCGAAACGCTCGTCCTGACCCATCTGCTCCCCTACCGGGACACGGACGCGATGGTCGAGGAGGCGGCATCGGCCTTCGGGGGCGAGATCGTCGTCGCCGAGGACGGAATGACGCTCTCAGTGTAG
- the pdhA gene encoding pyruvate dehydrogenase (acetyl-transferring) E1 component subunit alpha, which produces MSTQDDADYQHSIGAAQSGDEPIRVLDDDGHLLSSAEPPALSEAELLEMYADIKLARHFDQRAVSFQRQGRIATYAPMTGQEGSQVATSHALDDEDWLFPTYRDHAAKYVHGADLATLLKTLRGYREGYSVPEDVNLMPEYIPIATQVPQAMGMAWGQLLQGNDDTAVLCHLGDGATSEGDFHEGLNFAGVFDVPAVFVCNNNQWAISMPRERQTASGTIAEKAHAYGVEGVRVDGMDPLAVYAVTRAAIKKAKAPTDDERRPTLIESVQYRYGAHTTSDDPSVYRDETESETWRDRDPLDRLETYLYQTDVLDAEREAVIEARVEDEVSAAIETAERAETSPERMVEHVYEETPDRLQEQLDELNALREKYGDDAFAEVLG; this is translated from the coding sequence ATGAGCACCCAAGACGACGCCGACTACCAGCACAGCATCGGAGCCGCCCAGTCAGGCGACGAGCCCATTCGCGTCCTCGACGACGACGGCCACCTCCTGTCGAGCGCCGAGCCGCCGGCGCTGTCCGAGGCGGAACTCCTCGAGATGTACGCGGACATCAAGCTCGCGCGCCACTTCGATCAGCGGGCGGTGAGCTTCCAGCGCCAGGGGCGGATCGCGACCTACGCACCGATGACCGGTCAGGAGGGATCCCAGGTCGCCACCAGTCACGCGCTCGACGACGAGGACTGGCTGTTCCCCACGTATCGGGACCACGCCGCGAAGTACGTCCACGGAGCCGATCTCGCGACGCTACTGAAAACGCTCCGAGGCTACCGTGAGGGGTACTCCGTGCCGGAGGACGTCAACCTCATGCCGGAGTACATCCCGATCGCGACTCAGGTCCCCCAGGCGATGGGGATGGCGTGGGGACAGCTCCTTCAGGGCAACGACGACACGGCCGTCCTGTGTCACCTCGGCGACGGCGCGACCAGCGAGGGTGACTTCCACGAGGGGCTCAACTTCGCGGGCGTGTTCGACGTGCCCGCGGTGTTCGTCTGCAACAACAACCAGTGGGCGATCTCCATGCCCCGCGAGCGCCAGACCGCGAGCGGGACCATCGCGGAGAAGGCCCACGCGTACGGCGTCGAGGGCGTCCGGGTCGACGGGATGGACCCGCTCGCGGTGTACGCGGTCACCCGCGCGGCGATCAAGAAGGCGAAGGCCCCCACCGACGACGAGCGCCGACCGACGCTCATCGAGTCGGTCCAGTACCGCTACGGTGCCCATACCACCTCCGACGATCCCTCGGTCTACCGCGACGAGACCGAGAGCGAGACGTGGCGCGACCGCGACCCGCTCGATCGCCTCGAAACCTACCTCTATCAGACCGACGTCCTCGACGCGGAGCGCGAGGCCGTGATCGAGGCCCGGGTCGAGGACGAGGTCAGCGCGGCGATCGAGACTGCCGAGAGAGCCGAGACGTCCCCCGAGCGGATGGTCGAGCACGTCTACGAGGAGACGCCCGATCGGCTCCAAGAACAGCTCGACGAGCTGAACGCGCTCCGTGAGAAGTACGGCGACGACGCGTTCGCGGAGGTGTTGGGATGA